The genomic region GTGCCGTTCCGCATCGAGCGGGGAGGGGAGGAGATGGAGGTCACCATCACCCCCACGTTCTCGCCCGCCGACGGGCGGTACCTCGTTGGGGCGTACTTCCTCCCCCAGATCGTGCTCGCGGAGATCGAAGCGCTCTCCCCAGATGCCCCCCTCGCTCGGGCCGGGTTCGCGCCGGGCGACCGGATCGTCTCCGCCTGCGGGGAACCTGTGAGCTCATTCTATGATCTGTACGCAATTTGGGAGGACGGATGCCGGGAGACGGTGGTGGACCGGGCGGGCGACCGGCTGGACCTCCCCCTCCCGGATTCGGTGGACGATCTCCTTGAGGGGACCTCGTTCCGCACGCTTGCCCCCCGCTACGAACGTCCGGCCCCTGCAGAAGGGGTGGTCCTCGCGTTCCGACAGATCGCGGACGCGATGGTGGGGTTCGTCGCAACGATCCGCGGGCTCATCACTCGTTCTATCCCCGCTGGGGAGGCGGTCGCAGGCCCAGTGGGGATCGCGGCCCTGTTGGGCGAGGGCATGCGGGCGGGGCCGGTCGTGCTCCTCCTCCTCGTGGCCTTGATCAGCCTCAACCTCGCCCTGTTCAACTTGATCCCCTTCCCCGCCCTCGATGGGGCCCGGACGGTGTTCGCCCTCTACGAGATGGTCACCCGGCGCAAGGTCTCGCCACGGGTGGAGATGGTGGTGCACGCGGTGGGGTTCGCGATCCTGTTTGGGCTCCTCATCCTGATCACGTTCCAGGATCTCCGCCGCCTGTTCGGATGATGAGGGCCACCGCCCACGCGCCGATCCCCTCCCCTCGGCCGAGGGCGCCTATCCCCTCCGGTGTGGTCGCCTTCACGGACACCGCACTTACGTCAGCGCCGAGCACCGCCGCGATCCGCTCGCGCATCGTCGGAACGTAGGGGGCGAGGACCGG from Candidatus Bipolaricaulis anaerobius harbors:
- the rseP gene encoding RIP metalloprotease RseP; amino-acid sequence: MTTFLLFVGTILFLVGIHEGGHFLAAKGLGIAVEEFALGFGPPVWARQRGETRYSVRIFPLGGFVRLAGESEAATEVPFERTYYGQPAWKRFVLSLCGPLANVVLAVAVAVGAILGFGLPRPQVAGLVPGKPAAEVLQVGDVILAVGGRPAWATDDVGARIRALAPQPVPFRIERGGEEMEVTITPTFSPADGRYLVGAYFLPQIVLAEIEALSPDAPLARAGFAPGDRIVSACGEPVSSFYDLYAIWEDGCRETVVDRAGDRLDLPLPDSVDDLLEGTSFRTLAPRYERPAPAEGVVLAFRQIADAMVGFVATIRGLITRSIPAGEAVAGPVGIAALLGEGMRAGPVVLLLLVALISLNLALFNLIPFPALDGARTVFALYEMVTRRKVSPRVEMVVHAVGFAILFGLLILITFQDLRRLFG